The Danio aesculapii chromosome 8, fDanAes4.1, whole genome shotgun sequence genome window below encodes:
- the dio1 gene encoding type I iodothyronine deiodinase, whose amino-acid sequence MLFWRTARLFSKTYANFDIVLVWCSVYSTTRALANLSMGSTVGFALRKLFVYISAVLMVCAAILQMSLLKLLSIISPERMRKIHLKMGERSTMTQNPKFKYEDWGPALFSLAFIKTLFFVNWCSLGLEAFEGHAAPDSALFTLDRQKTSVHRFLKGNRPLVLSFGSCTUPPFLYKLDEFKQLVKDFSDVTDFLIVYLAEAHATDAWAFTNNVDIRVHKNLEERLAAARTLLKEDPLCPVVVDEMTNITASKYGALPERLYVIQSGKVIYQGGIGPWGYKPEEVRKVLEKIK is encoded by the exons ATGTTGTTCTGGAGGACGGCACGCCTCTTTAGTAAAACATACGCGAACTTTGATATCGTTTTAGTTTGGTGTAGTGTTTACAGCACGACGCGTGCACTCGCAAATCTCTCGATGGGGTCCACAGTGGGATTTGCGCTGAGAAAACTTTTTGTTTATATATCAGCTGTGTTGATGGTGTGCGCTGCTATCCTGCAGATGTCCCTGTTGAAGCTCCTGTCAATCATTTCCCCAGAACGCATGAGGAAAATCCATCTGAAAATGGGGGAGAGGTCTACGATGACCCAAAACCCTAAATTCAAATACGAAGATTGGGGACCGGCTTTGTTCTCTTTGGCGTTCATTAAAACCTTGTTCTTCGTCAACTGGTGCTCGCTGGGCCTCGAGGCGTTTGAGGGACACGCCGCTCCGGACAGCGCTTTATTTACCCTGGACCGACAGAAGACAAGCGTTCATCGTTTTCTTAAAG gtaACCGTCCACTGGTTCTGAGTTTCGGAAGCTGCACCTGACCCCCGTTTCTCTACAAACTTGACGAGTTCAAACAGCTTGTCAAGGACTTCAGCGATGTCACAGATTTCCTCATTGTTTACCTTGCTGAGGCTCATGCAACTG ATGCATGGGCCTTTACAAACAACGTGGACATCAGGGTGCACAAAAACTTGGAGGAGAGGCTTGCTGCAGCTCGGACCCTGCTCAAAGAAGACCCTCTATGCCCTGTGGTGGTGGATGAGATGACCAACATAACTGCCAGCAAATACGGAGCCCTGCCCGAGCGGCTCTATGTCATTCAAAGCGGCAAAGTTATCTATCAG GGAGGCATCGGACCTTGGGGGTACAAACCTGAAGAGGTTCGAAAAGttctggaaaaaataaaataa